From the genome of Uranotaenia lowii strain MFRU-FL chromosome 1, ASM2978415v1, whole genome shotgun sequence, one region includes:
- the LOC129738342 gene encoding uncharacterized protein LOC129738342 — translation MASCGKQDFTSTPCESCGQVSTQDEGMVGCNGCAGWFHYRCVGVTDEVKKQKKWFCPSEACQQLYAKYQKKQEAGRKGATKKTDGSDKSSTTSEQRPNLLSDNKDETIVTRDENQQIRKEKLDVERRQAFEKQDLEIESLAKQYGIETEIRERQIKLEQQMFERALEDKRMHLQKLKAMRESYQSKMDALDKELAEFSLQSQTVLPKGTRGKTSTPLRQLDQQCWKAPGESLKSRNYTKKTTVLDSEPSSTDSSSSSSLSDFTDSSSSCSSTSSKAALQGNQTRPSKAQLTARNGINRRLPPFSGKPEEWPLFLSSYTSSTEACGYNNIENLVRLQESLTGPALENVRGLLLYPKSVPKVIKKLRKLYGRPEILLQHYIDKVRKLESPKAEKLTTYIPFGNAVEQLCSHLEASGLYAHLINPTLIQDLVNKLPAINKREWVRYKRRKSTVNLRTFAKFISKIVSEICETNVDVESVLDSQKPRTKERVVFTHSVEERQTLTAQKPCKACGRTDHRLRFCDEFKKMSEEQRFDLAEKWKLCHICLNEHGRLPCRFHRIKCDVAGCRDRHHTLLHPSTCPTVSLNTHFPDSSSIMFRMIPVSLYFADKVVSTLAFLDEGASVTLIENSLAAKLNLVGESDPLTIKWTADVSRTEKDSIRADVEISSGTNDHRWQLRNVRTVSQLLLPMQVLDTKELKQQYPFLAEVPVQSYQAERPGLLIGLNNLEIIAPLETKVGNIGEPIGVRSKLGWSVYGPVKESPFTTSSGYVGVHVQPTNQEIYNLLKFQYSVEENLSSVSPESKEEQRARKIMEATTVRIGNRFETGLLWRTDDPWFPDGYGMALRRMEELERRLANKPQLFSNVRTQIEQYLQKGYAHIATAEELSVANASKTWYLPLNVVLNRNKPNKVRLVWDAAATVKGISLNSQLMKGPDMTVSLPSVISRFRERRLAFGADIREMYHQIQIRAEDKQVQRFLFREDRSKPPTIYIMDVATFGATCSPCSAQYIKNLNAREYATEYAEAAAAIVENHYVDDYYDSVDTLDQAVGLATQVRDIHARGGFEIRNWVSNSEEMLLNLGEPNEEQAIKFNKCKETDTERVLGIIWNPHDDVFCFSTAHRDEVRQYLSGNSRPTKRIVLSCVMGFFDPLGLLSPFTILGKMLIQDLWRTGCEWDEAIDDNSFDKWKKWTEIMSQVESLRIDRCYLGNLHSKEIESLEMHVFTDASEYAYGCAVYFRVKWANGVKVSLVMSSAKVAPLKRISVPRLELMAAVRGAKLMKTVQQNHRLKVGKCTLWTDSRTVLSWIRSEARNYQQFVSFRIAEVQDLTNTSDWRWVPSKQNIADILTKWGTGSPLDMDGAWYRGPAFLYEPESRWPEQINSPSNTPEEIKPCVLLHHDGAPRLPLIPVTNMSTWNRISRVTATVIRYIDNLKRKKNGEPLFCAKLKESQVLKLQIKCKKVKCPLQSEELQRADSILWKQAQNDGFPDEIRRLSKFTESGRNETRYPLPTSSKLFKLTPIVDEKGVLRVKGRMEKAEHLPFDKRHPIILPRDHIITLRIIQHYHELLGHGNRETVFNEVQQKFYIIGLRGVIRTVAKSCVWCKVHRCVPRAPMMAPLPIQRVTPQLGPFQAVGVDYLGPLEVTVGRRKEKRWVAVFTCVSIRAIHLEVVYTLSTPSCLMAIRRFVCKQGVPSDIFSDNGTNFTGAWNEMQKQIYYECAEAMTTPRTKWHFNPPGTPHMGGIWERMVRSVKEAMKALDDGRKLTDEILWTTLSEVQDMINLRPLTYKSQDVMEDESLTPNHFLRTVKAEEFQPKTETELADALRNIFQRSQFLADRAWQRWLKEYLPSINRRTKWFQEQRNIKKDDLVFVVTGRDRNQWVRGIVDEIFEGRDGKVRQALIRTAKGVNRRSVINLAVLELGIEEKGKTGKSRDLPELRVGGVDAAHSGQMSNQITHTTKAGTERKLLK, via the coding sequence ATGGCATCGTGTGGAAAACAGGATTTTACATCAACCCCTTGCGAGTCGTGTGGTCAAGTATCCACACAAGATGAAGGAATGGTCGGATGCAACGGTTGTGCAGGGTGGTTCCACTACCGTTGCGTTGGAGTCACGGACGAGGTCAAAAAACAGAAGAAATGGTTCTGTCCGTCCGAAGCTTGTCAGCAGTTGTACGCCAAGTATCAGAAGAAGCAAGAAGCCGGTCGTAAAGGCGCTACGAAGAAAACCGATGGCTCAGATAAGTCGAGCACGACATCTGAACAACGGCCAAATCTCCTCAGCGATAATAAGGATGAAACAATTGTTACTCGGGACGAAAACCAACAGATTAGAAAAGAGAAACTCGATGTGGAAAGAAGGCAAGCGTTCGAAAAACAAGATTTGGAAATTGAATCATTGGCAAAGCAGTATGGCATCGAAACAGAAATACGTGAGAGGCAAATCAAGTTGGAACAACAGATGTTTGAAAGGGCTTTGGAAGACAAGCGAATgcatttacaaaaactcaaagctATGCGCGAATCTTATCAATCTAAAATGGACGCTCTTGATAAAGAATTAGCAGAATTCAGCTTGCAATCTCAAACTGTGCTGCCAAAGGGTACTCGTGGTAAAACTTCGACTCCTTTACGCCAACTTGATCAACAATGCTGGAAAGCACCTGGTGAGTCACTGAAGAGTAGAAACTACACTAAGAAAACTACAGTATTGGATTCGGAACCTAGCTCGACTGATAGTTCCTCGAGTAGCTCCCTCTCTGATTTCACCGATAGTTCATCGTCATGTTCATCAACTAGTTCAAAGGCTGCTTTACAAGGGAATCAAACTAGACCTTCAAAAGCACAATTGACGGCACGCAATGGAATCAATCGAAGACTTCCACCTTTCTCAGGAAAGCCGGAAGAATGGCCACTTTTTCTGAGCAGCTACACATCCTCTACAGAGGCGTGCGGTTACAATAACATCGAAAACTTAGTTCGCCTCCAGGAAAGCCTAACAGGACCGGCCTTGGAAAATGTACGTGGACTCCTGCTGTATCCTAAATCTGTACCCAAAGTCATCAAAAAATTACGCAAATTATACGGTCGTCCGGAGATCCTGTTGCAACACTACATCGACAAAGTACGTAAATTGGAATCTCCAAAAGCAGAAAAGTTAACGACTTATATTCCGTTCGGAAATGCGGTAGAACAGCTTTGCAGTCACTTGGAAGCATCTGGTTTGTATGCGCACTTGATCAACCCTACTTTGATCCAGGATCTTGTAAACAAATTGCCGGCAATAAACAAACGAGAGTGGGTACGGTATAAAAGGAGAAAATCCACCGTGAATCTACGCACATTTgcaaaattcatttctaaaaTTGTGTCTGAAATTTGCGAAACAAATGTCGATGTAGAATCCGTACTAGATTCTCAAAAACCAAGAACCAAGGAAAGAGTAGTTTTCACTCACAGCGTTGAAGAACGACAAACACTCACAGCACAAAAACCATGTAAAGCATGTGGGCGTACGGATCATCGTCTACGCTTCTGCGATGAATTCAAGAAAATGTCTGAGGAGCAGCGTTTTGACCTTGCGGAGAAGTGGAAACTGTGCCATATTTGCCTGAATGAGCATGGACGGCTGCCATGCAGATTCCACCGAATAAAATGTGACGTTGCTGGATGTCGCGATCGTCATCATACACTCCTCCACCCATCAACCTGCCCAACTGTATCTCTAAACACGCACTTCCCTGATTCCTCCAGTATTATGTTTCGCATGATACCTGTCAGTCTTTACTTTGCGGATAAAGTTGTGAGTACTCTTGCCTTTCTCGACGAAGGCGCATCAGTTACGTTGATCGAAAACTCACTGGCAGCAAAACTGAATCTAGTAGGTGAGTCGGATCCGTTAACCATCAAATGGACAGCAGACGTGTCGCGCACCGAAAAGGACTCCATCAGAGCGGACGTCGAAATATCGTCAGGGACTAACGATCATCGATGGCAGCTAAGGAATGTTCGAACAGTTTCGCAGCTCCTCCTTCCAATGCAAGTTCTAGATACTAAAGAACTTAAACAGCAATATCCTTTCCTCGCCGAAGTACCAGTTCAGTCTTACCAAGCCGAGCGACCCGGACTCTTAATCGGACTCAATAACTTGGAGATTATAGCACCATTAGAAACGAAGGTGGGGAATATTGGTGAACCAATAGGCGTACGTTCGAAATTAGGTTGGTCAGTGTATGGTCCAGTTAAGGAGTCACCGTTTACCACCTCGAGTGGATATGTTGGGGTTCATGTACAACCTACCAACCAAGAAATCTACAACCTGTTAAAATTCCAATACTCGGTGGAAGAGAACCTTAGTTCGGTTTCGCCTGAATCAAAGGAGGAACAAAGAGCTCGTAAAATCATGGAAGCAACCACCGTACGAATCGGTAACCGATTCGAAACAGGCTTACTTTGGAGAACAGATGATCCTTGGTTCCCTGATGGTTATGGAATGGCATTGAGGCGAATGGAAGAACTAGAACGAAGACTCGCAAATAAACCACAATTGTTCTCAAATGTTCGCACACAAATTGAGCAATACTTGCAGAAGGGATACGCGCACATAGCGACAGCGGAAGAACTTTCGGTAGCCAATGCCAGCAAAACGTGGTACCTACCATTAAACGTGGTTTTAAATCGAAATAAGCCCAATAAAGTTCGTCTGGTTTGGGATGCGGCGGCAACCGTTAAAGGAATCTCGCTCAATTCCCAATTGATGAAGGGTCCGGATATGACGGTGTCTCTGCCGTCTGTCATCAGTCGCTTCCGAGAACGACGTTTAGCCTTTGGTGCAGATATTCGGGAGATGTACCATCAAATCCAAATTAGGGCAGAAGACAAACAGGTACAACGGTTTCTTTTCCGGGAAGATCGTTCGAAGCCACCGACGATCTATATCATGGATGTGGCCACTTTTGGGGCAACATGCTCCCCATGCTCTGCCCAGTATATCAAAAACTTGAATGCGCGTGAGTATGCAACGGAATATGCTGAGGCTGCTGCTGCGATAGTTGAAAACCACTACGTTGACGACTATTATGACAGCGTGGATACGCTGGATCAAGCGGTCGGATTAGCCACCCAAGTGCGAGATATTCATGCCAGAGGAGGATTCGAAATTCGAAACTGGGTTTCGAATTCTGAAGAAATGCTTTTAAATTTGGGAGAACCCAATGAGGAACAGGCTATCAAATTCAACAAGTGTAAAGAAACAGACACTGAACGGGTGTTAGGAATCATTTGGAACCCCCACGATGACGTTTTCTGCTTTTCCACTGCGCATCGTGATGAAGTTCGACAGTATTTAAGTGGGAACTCACGACCGACAAAACGGATTGTCCTGAGTTGTGTTATGGGATTTTTTGATCCGCTAGGGCTTCTTTCTCCCTTCACAATTCTAGGCAAGATGTTAATCCAGGACTTGTGGAGGACTGGATGTGAGTGGGATGAAGCCATAGATGACAACTCTTttgataaatggaaaaaatggacCGAAATAATGTCTCAAGTGGAAAGCCTTCGTATTGATCGATGTTACCTCGGAAATTtacattcaaaagaaattgaatCACTGGAAATGCATGTATTCACAGATGCCAGTGAGTATGCTTATGGCTGTGCAGTCTACTTCCGCGTAAAATGGGCCAATGGTGTGAAGGTTTCATTGGTGATGTCGAGCGCAAAAGTGGCCCCACTGAAGCGAATATCGGTGCCGCGCCTGGAGCTCATGGCAGCAGTCCGTGGAGCAAAGTTGATGAAAACGGTTCAGCAAAATCATCGACTGAAGGTTGGAAAATGTACCCTGTGGACGGATTCCCGAACCGTACTCAGCTGGATTCGATCTGAAGCCCGTAACTATCAACAGTTCGTGTCATTCCGTATCGCTGAAGTACAGGACCTTACAAATACATCAGACTGGCGATGGGTTCCCAGTAAGCAGAACATCGCTGACATCCTCACTAAATGGGGAACGGGATCTCCCTTGGACATGGACGGCGCTTGGTATCGAGGACCCGCATTTTTGTATGAACCAGAAAGCCGCTGGCCAGAACAAATCAACTCACCCAGTAACACCCCGGAAGAAATAAAACCATGTGTTTTACTCCATCATGATGGTGCCCCACGACTTCCACTCATTCCCGTGACTAATATGTCAACTTGGAATCGAATTTCACGAGTAACTGCTACAGTTATCAGGTACATTGACaatctaaaaagaaaaaaaaatggagagcCGTTGTTCTGTGCCAAGTTGAAAGAATCGCAAGTACTGAAACTACagattaaatgtaaaaaagtgaaatgtcCTCTTCAAAGCGAAGAGCTCCAAAGAGCTGATTCTATCTTATGGAAGCAAGCTCAAAACGATGGCTTTCCTGATGAAATTCGCagattatcaaaatttacagaaagtGGTCGCAACGAAACAAGATATCCTTTACCAACAAGCAGCAAACTGTTCAAGCTTACACCCATCGTAGATGAAAAGGGAGTTCTACGAGTTAAAGGCAGGATGGAGAAAGCCGAACACCTACCATTTGACAAACGTCACCCTATAATTCTGCCCCGTGATCACATTATAACTTTGCGAATTATTCAACATTATCACGAACTGTTAGGACATGGCAACCGCGAGACGGTGTTCAACGAAGtgcaacaaaaattttacatcataggATTACGCGGCGTGATTCGAACGGTAGCCAAAAGTTGTGTTTGGTGCAAAGTTCACCGTTGTGTTCCACGAGCTCCGATGATGGCACCGTTACCTATACAACGCGTAACCCCTCAATTGGGACCATTTCAAGCTGTCGGTGTGGATTACTTAGGCCCGCTTGAAGTAACGGTGGGTCGGCGCAAGGAGAAAAGATGGGTCGCTGTTTTTACGTGTGTATCTATTAGAGCGATACACCTAGAAGTAGTTTACACCTTATCTACACCATCGTGCCTTATGGCAATACGTAGATTCGTATGCAAACAAGGAGTACCCTCAGACATCTTTTCCGACAATGGCACGAACTTCACGGGAGCCTGGAATGAGATGCAGAAACAGATTTACTACGAATGTGCTGAAGCTATGACCACTCCTCGAACAAAGTGGCATTTCAACCCCCCAGGAACCCCCCACATGGGTGGCATCTGGGAAAGGATGGTGCGCTCAGTAAAGGAAGCTATGAAAGCATTGGACGATGGAAGGAAGCTAACGGATGAGATCCTCTGGACTACTCTATCCGAAGTCCAAGATATGATTAATTTACGACCCCTGACGTACAAATCCCAGGATGTTATGGAGGACGAATCGTTAACCCCAAACCATTTCCTGAGGACTGTTAAAGCGGAAGAATTTCAACCCAAAACTGAGACAGAACTAGCTGATGCGTtaagaaacatttttcagaGATCACAGTTCTTAGCGGATAGAGCTTGGCAACGTTGGTTGAAAGAATACTTACCATCAATTAATCGGCGTACGAAGTGGTTCCAAGAACAAAGAAACATCAAGAAAGACGATCTGGTATTTGTAGTGACTGGAAGGGACCGGAACCAGTGGGTTCGAGGAATTGTCGACGAAATATTCGAAGGACGTGACGGGAAGGTTCGACAGGCTTTGATCAGAACTGCCAAAGGGGTAAACCGACGAAGTGTAATTAACCTTGCAGTGTTGGAGCTAGGTATTGAAGAAAAGGGTAAAACCGGAAAATCTAGAGATTTACCGGAGTTACGTGTGGGGGGTGTTGACGCGGCCCATAGTGGTCAGATGTCAAATCAAATAACCCATACTACAAAGGCAGGAACAGAGAGGAAAttgctaaaataa